A single window of Thalassomonas viridans DNA harbors:
- a CDS encoding diguanylate cyclase: protein MSKARILIVDDERLNINVMVSILSEDYELVIAKSGEQALKRVAAQAPDLILLDISMPDMDGYTVFERIGEMTGGKKIPIIFITAMRSPEEEIKGLKMGAVDYITKPFTPSIVEVRVANQIEAKRNRDELERLNRTDALTGIANRRRFDEYIMLQRESIVRSEAALSIIMIDIDHFKQFNDCYGHAAGDDCLKRVAKALESRLDRTTDFIARYGGEEFVVILPATDSQGAAQCAERLCEAVSELDILHDQSGTCGHVTASFGVATLLPEQREVSVEDLLEWADQALYQAKLSGRNQYRVAGQG, encoded by the coding sequence ATGTCAAAAGCACGCATATTGATTGTTGATGATGAACGTTTAAACATTAATGTCATGGTCAGCATATTATCTGAGGATTATGAGCTGGTGATTGCCAAGAGCGGCGAGCAGGCGCTAAAGCGCGTAGCGGCCCAGGCCCCGGATCTTATCCTGCTGGATATCAGCATGCCGGACATGGATGGTTATACGGTTTTTGAGCGCATAGGTGAAATGACGGGAGGCAAGAAGATCCCTATCATTTTTATTACCGCCATGCGCTCCCCCGAAGAGGAAATCAAAGGATTAAAAATGGGGGCGGTAGATTATATCACTAAGCCTTTTACCCCCTCGATTGTTGAAGTGCGGGTGGCCAACCAGATTGAAGCCAAACGCAACCGGGACGAGCTGGAACGACTGAATCGCACCGATGCCCTAACCGGCATCGCCAACCGCCGCCGCTTCGACGAATATATCATGCTGCAAAGGGAGAGCATAGTGCGCTCTGAAGCCGCGCTTTCCATTATCATGATAGATATCGACCACTTTAAACAGTTCAACGACTGTTACGGCCATGCCGCCGGCGATGATTGTCTGAAACGGGTCGCCAAGGCGCTGGAAAGCCGGCTCGACCGCACCACGGACTTTATTGCCCGTTACGGTGGCGAGGAATTTGTGGTGATCTTGCCGGCCACCGACAGCCAGGGGGCGGCGCAATGTGCCGAGCGCTTGTGCGAAGCCGTGTCTGAGCTGGATATCCTGCATGATCAATCCGGCACTTGCGGCCATGTCACCGCGAGTTTCGGCGTTGCTACCTTGCTGCCGGAGCAGCGGGAGGTGTCGGTGGAAGATTTGCTGGAATGGGCAGATCAGGCGTTATACCAGGCCAAGCTCTCGGGCCGTAACCAGTACCGGGTTGCCGGACAGGGCTGA